From the genome of Fusibacter sp. A1:
TAGTGAAAATACCTGTACGAAACTTAGTCCGTACATGCATATCGCACCGATTGCTGCAGAAATGAGAATAACGACGGCTTGCGAAAGTTGAAAGCTTGCAAAAAACAAATTGATGCTAACCATAGCTGAGTTCATGACTGCAAAGATTGCAATAAAAACCGCGAAAATTAATGTGACTACAAATGATTTTTGCATGACTTCCTCCTAAGCTTTTGCTCGTTTTTTTGTTAGGTTCTTTAGTAGTACCCATACAGGGCTAGCGATAAAGATTGACGAATACGTTCCTGCGGCTACACCGGCAAGTAAAGGGAATGCAAGCTCCTTGATCGATTCTACGCCTAAGAAGTAAAGTGCGCCGATAACCAATAAGGTTGTCAACGATGTGTTGATCGAACGGACTACCGTTTGATTCAAACTATCGTCAGCAATTCTAAAGTAGTTTGTCGTCTTCGCATACTTCACGTTATCTCTGATCCTATCGAATACAACGATCGTATCATTGATAGAGTAACCCACCACGGTGAGTACTGCAGCGATAAAGGCTGAATTTACAGGCACTCTGAATATCGCGTAAATGGAAAGAAGAATAAGGACGTCGTGAATCAGTGCGAT
Proteins encoded in this window:
- a CDS encoding lipopolysaccharide assembly LapA domain-containing protein is translated as MQKSFVVTLIFAVFIAIFAVMNSAMVSINLFFASFQLSQAVVILISAAIGAICMYGLSFVQVFSLKKQVKVLNKKLETAEKFSVIEKSADEVPVDSSLNVDATNKSVEGKLAEQSKES